A window of Candidatus Thermodiscus eudorianus genomic DNA:
TGTCGACTGACTCCGCGAGCATTAGTGGCAGCGCTATTACCAGGGCCTTCCTCCATATGCTCTTATCGATCACTTTACCCCAGCCACGGGCTCAAGCCCTGCCAGCCTGGTATATGAAGGCCCCCGATATAATTCCCACGCGCTCGTGGCGGTACATACAGCTAATATTAACCATGACAGGGGCCGCGCATATTCGAGGGTCTGACTTGAAGATCGCACTGGCCTCGGGAGGCAAGGACAGCCTATACGCGTCATACATGGAGTGGCCCCCGGACCTCTTCCTATTCCTCGTATATGAGTTCCCAGTCCCCTCGCCCCACATAGTCAACATGAAGGCCTCGATCGCGACATTATCCCTAACTGGTGTCCCTGTCCTGGTGGTGAGGGTCCCTCGCGTAGGCGCGTTGAGCTACACGGCCAGGGTCTTAGCCAGGCTCAACGCGTCGACCATAGTAGCTGGAGACGTCTACATAGAGGACCACCTAAGGTACATGGAGTCCCTGGCCTCCGAGGCGGGAGCACGGCTAAAGGAGCCTCTATGGGGTAGGGACACCAGGGAGCTACTCTATGAGATCATCGAGCAGGGCTTCACCGCTAAGGTCACCGGTGTAGTCAAGGGTCTGGAGGATCTATTGGGGGCGATCCTAGACGAATCGACGGTCGAGGAGATCGAGGCCCGCCTAACCGGGGTCGGGGCCGATCCTCTGGGCGAGAACGGCGAGTACCACACGGTAGTCACGGGCTCGCCCGTGCACGGGGAGAGGCTCTGCCTGAGGGAGGATGGAGTGTATGGAGGCGGTGATGGCTCCATACTCCGAGTGGAGCCCTGTGAGATGCCGTGGCTACCTGGTCTTCATCCACCTAACGCTGAGGTATATGCCGGCGATGAAGAGCGTGAGGCTGATCGCCAGTAGTATGGCTAGGTGGACGGCGTAGTTGTCGACAGGCTTTCCTATGAGGTGGTATCTCACTAGGTCCGAGGCGTAGGTCACCGGGTTGACCTTGGCTATCGCCTGTAGCCATTGGGGCATCTGCTCCACCGGGAACAATGCACTTGAGGTGAACATTAGAGGTAGGTTGACTAGGTTGCCGACGGCGAACACGACTTCCTGGTTCTCGGCGTAGAAGCTAAGCGTCGTGTAGGCCGAGGATAGGCCTAGCGCGAGCACCATTATAATGGCCCAAGCCGCCACCAGGTCGACTAGGCCTAGGCCGCTCTTCAACTGCATCCCCAGCGCCAGGGCCGTTGCGAAGAGTAGCAGTTCCAGTATCGAGAGCCTAACCAGGGTGGCCCCGACCTTGCCGAGGAATATACTGGTCCTTGGTATAGGCGTGACCAGTAGCCTATCCATGTACCCGAGCCTCTTATCGAATATCACGCTTATGCCGCTGAACATGCTCTGGAAGAGGCTGAAGACCGCTAGCATGCCTGCAGAGAAGAACGTGAAGTAGTCGGTGGTTCCGAAGGACTGCTTCAGAGCGTACTCGTATGCCTGCTTCAGGACCTCGGCTAGCTGGGCCGGTATGTTTGGCGGGATCCTCCCGGCTATGAGGCCCTGTATATTCATGCTCTTGCCGAAGAACGCTATCCATATCAGCGGCGTTATTATGGAGACCACGAATACGGCCCTTCTACCGATCCACTTCCTAACCTCCCTAGAGAGTATGGTGATGGTCCCGTCGATAAGCCCCATGCCAGTCACCTCCTGACACGCCTAGCCATGACCCTGTAGCGGAAGGCGTCTATGGGCTCTTCGTCCCTGAGCCTCCTGCCCGTCAGCTCGATGAAGACCTCTTCGAGGTTTGGCTTCACGATCTTGACCTCCCTCGCCAGCCCTATATAGCTGGCGAGCTCTGGTATGGCTCTGGCCGCGTTGGAGACCGTGACTATAACGGTGGAGTTGACGGTCTTGACGCTCCACCCGTTCTCGGCCAGCGTGCCCGCGAGCTCTTTGGCCTTGTCTTCAGAGTCGAGCTCTAGGTGTATCCTCTCGCCTCCGAGCCTGGCCTTTAACTCCTCTGGGGTCCCCTCGGCTATTATCCTGCCATGGTCTATTATCGCGACCCTGTCGCTGAGGTAGTCTGCCTCCTCCATGTAGTGCGTGGTCAATAGTATGGTGATTCCCTCGCTCTTCAGCTGGTTTATGAGGCTCCATAGGTGCCTCCTGCTCTGTACATCGAGCCCTAGGGTGGGCTCGTCGAGGTAGAGCACCTCGGGGGAGTGGACTAGGCTCATCGCGATTTCAAGCCTACGCCTCATACCCCCGCTGTAGGTAGCGACCCTCCTATTGGCGACGTCTAGTAGGTCCATGAACTTGAGGGCGTTCCTGGTGCGTTCCTCGGCTTCCCTACCCCTATAGCCGTAGAGTCTGGCCTGTATGTAGACGTTGTCCCACCCGGTCATCTCGTCATCGCTGGTCAGGTCCTGGGGAACTATCCCGATAACCCTTCTAACCTTATTCGCCTCCCTCACCACACTGTAGCCAAGTATCCGTGCATCGCCGGATGTGGGTTTTATGAGGGTTGAGAGCATCCTGACGGTCGTTGTCTTGCCGGCCCCGTTAGGGCCCAGCAGGGAGAAGATCTCCCCCTTCCTTATGCAGAAGGACACCCCGTCTACGGCTCTAACCCCGTTTGGATATACCTTCACCAGCTCCCTGGCCTCGACTGCGCACTCCAAGACAATGGCCCCTCGATAACCGACATGTATCGATAGACAATATAATGTTTCCTCTAGACAAGACCCCATTATAAAGCCCGAGACCCCAGGACACAGAGAAACACAGGAGGCCCGGGGGTCTAACAGGGTGCCCGACAGGAGGATCCACATAACCCACGCGATAAGACTCATCAAGCTATACAACCTAGACACTACAATCGAGGCCGCATCCATCATAGAAACACTCATAGACCACCCCAAAAGACTCCCAAAGCTACTAAAGGAGAAACTCCACCGCCAATGCGAGCTACCACCTATAGCAGAAGCCGCTAGAGTAGGGCTCCGGGCCAGGGGTGTAATGGCCCACGACTGGCGCAGCCCCCTGGGCAGGAGGGTGCTGGAGCAGATAGTAGAGTGCCTGTTCGGGAGGGACGCGGTCCTCCTAGTGCACCTCCACCATGCACTGGACGACTTGTGGGAGGGGAGGGTCCCTCAAGGG
This region includes:
- a CDS encoding ABC transporter permease, which encodes MGLIDGTITILSREVRKWIGRRAVFVVSIITPLIWIAFFGKSMNIQGLIAGRIPPNIPAQLAEVLKQAYEYALKQSFGTTDYFTFFSAGMLAVFSLFQSMFSGISVIFDKRLGYMDRLLVTPIPRTSIFLGKVGATLVRLSILELLLFATALALGMQLKSGLGLVDLVAAWAIIMVLALGLSSAYTTLSFYAENQEVVFAVGNLVNLPLMFTSSALFPVEQMPQWLQAIAKVNPVTYASDLVRYHLIGKPVDNYAVHLAILLAISLTLFIAGIYLSVRWMKTR
- a CDS encoding ATP-binding cassette domain-containing protein, which codes for MECAVEARELVKVYPNGVRAVDGVSFCIRKGEIFSLLGPNGAGKTTTVRMLSTLIKPTSGDARILGYSVVREANKVRRVIGIVPQDLTSDDEMTGWDNVYIQARLYGYRGREAEERTRNALKFMDLLDVANRRVATYSGGMRRRLEIAMSLVHSPEVLYLDEPTLGLDVQSRRHLWSLINQLKSEGITILLTTHYMEEADYLSDRVAIIDHGRIIAEGTPEELKARLGGERIHLELDSEDKAKELAGTLAENGWSVKTVNSTVIVTVSNAARAIPELASYIGLAREVKIVKPNLEEVFIELTGRRLRDEEPIDAFRYRVMARRVRR
- a CDS encoding ATPase gives rise to the protein MKIALASGGKDSLYASYMEWPPDLFLFLVYEFPVPSPHIVNMKASIATLSLTGVPVLVVRVPRVGALSYTARVLARLNASTIVAGDVYIEDHLRYMESLASEAGARLKEPLWGRDTRELLYEIIEQGFTAKVTGVVKGLEDLLGAILDESTVEEIEARLTGVGADPLGENGEYHTVVTGSPVHGERLCLREDGVYGGGDGSILRVEPCEMPWLPGLHPPNAEVYAGDEEREADRQ